The stretch of DNA GTTTCACGGGGCTGAGTCGCCGTAGTGTGTCGCTGGGCTGAGTCACGACATTAAATCGCTGGGTTACGTTCTCAATTACCGCGGACACTTTGATGCGTGGAGGCATGCGACGCGGCACTCTAGCGAACGCAGTCGAGGGCGAGCGGCGAGCTCGAGCAAGACTATTCACTGACAACTGCATGAGCCACAATAGCGACCATGACGAACCGAAAAAGAAAAAAACAGCACAACGATCCTGAATCTTCGCGTCCAACATCGGAAATGGATTCAGATAAGACGCGTGAAACGACGCCAGCACCCGCTGTCGATTCAGCACCCGCTGTTGATTCGACATCTGCTAGTGCCTTGTCGCCTACGGTTGGAATTTTGCCACCGCTTTCTCGGATCCTTTCCGTGGTGATGCTAATCCTGGGCATCTTGGTTGTTGGTGGTTTGTTTTTGAAGGTCATGGCCGGCTTCTTTGTGCCATTATTTTTAGCGGCTTTGCTGGTCGTGATCTTCCGGCCGGTTCATCAATGGCTGTATGCCAAGACGGGTAAGCGTCCGAGGTTGTCGGCTCTGGCCACGACTTCGTTGATATTGATGATGGTCTTGCTGCCCGTGATTGCGTTGATTTCGGTTGCGACGACACAGTTCACTTCGATTCTGACTCACGTGCGGTTTGACGATCTTGCCGGAACGATGGAAAGAGCGAGAACTCAGTTAGGTATCTCACTAGAGCACCCCGAGCAATTTCGTCGTCTCGATGAGCTAGCTGATTCACTCGATGAAAGTGAAGACCCCACCACGGGTGTGGCAACGTCGGACGGTGATCAAACCATGATCGCGAAGATTAGCGAAGCTCGTACACTGGTCGAATACTTGCATCGCGAAGTCGAGGGACCGCCTTCAGCCGACACGGACGCAGAAATCGCGATCACTCAGCTTCGGGATTTCGAGCAGGCGGTTCGTGATCACGTGAAGGATGAAGATGCCGATTTGGTGACTCGCGTGAACACCAAAGAACAGTTTGATCGGATGTCGGTGAGTGCTTCGGCTGCGATTCGAACTTGGATGCGAACCAAACTGGGCGGCACTTTCCGATCGCAAGTGCGTTTGTTGGCGAACCCACGAGCGGAAGATTTTCGTGATTTGCTTCGCAGCGGCAAGGATGTGTTGCAACCAAGGTTTGTGAGTGTGACCAGTGCAACGGGAAGTTACCTGGGTAAGCTGATCGTTGGGTTGATCGTCTTGGTCGTGGCGGTGTACTTTTTCCTGATCGACGGACCCTCGATGGTGCATACTTTGATGCGTCTCAGTCCGATGGACGACGCCTACGAGGCACGGTTGTTGTTGGAATTTGATCGCACGAGTCGAGCCGTGGTGCTGGCCAGTGTTGTCAGTGCTATGGCTCAAGGTGTATTGGCAACCATCGCATTTTGGGTTTGCGGATTCGATTCCCTGATTTTGCTGTTCTTGGTGACCAGCATGATGGCGTTGGTACCGTTTTTAGGCGCTGCTTCGGTTTGGGTTCCGTGCGCGGTTTATATGGCTGCGGTCGATCAACGATACATCGCTGCCATTGGATTGGCTGTCTTCGGCGTCGCGGTGATATCGACGGTCGACAACTTGATCAAGCCTTTTGTACTTCAGGGACGAACGACGCTTCATCCGCTTTTTGCATTGCTCAGTGTGATCGGTGGGTTGAGCGTGTTTGGCCCAATCGGAATTGTTGTCGGTCCAATGGTGGTCGTGTTCCTGCAGACGCTATTGGAGATTCTCAGTCACGAACTGGCTGAACGCGATGCAGTGGAGCAAGGCATCCTGGATGAGAAAGCAGCGACTTAGTAGCCCGCGGAAGTAGCGGTGCGTTGAGTAGATGTTAAGTAGCGGCGTGATGTTACGTAGCAGCGAGAGCGTGTACGCGGCTGCAGTCTGATCGCTATCGTACTGCGACGTGACCACTCCCGATAAGCCCGTGGCTACTCTGATGCTCGTGGCTACTCTAATGCTCGTGAGTAGCAAGTCAAAAAGAAGACCACATGGACCACGAGCAGACCGACTGAAAGATTGCGGAAGTGCGAGAACATTCCCATGATCGCGAGCACGCATCCCAGGCCTGCGATCAGGGTTCCACCCGATGGGAACCACCAAGCGGCCATCGCAGCGAAAAAGACCACCATGATCGCTGCCGAGACCGCACCCATCGCCGTATATCGCATCGGACCGACGTCATAAAACGTCTCGCCGGACGGTGCTGCAGCCAGCGGTGGTGGCGCTTTGGCAGTACCCTCGGCGAACGGCGAACCAACGCGAACGGTTTCGCCGGCGGCCTCTCGCTCGTTTTCAACTTCGATCCGCGGCGACGAGTCTTCGAGCGAGTGGGTCGGATCGGTGGGTTCAGATTCTTTCATAAGCCTTTTTGTCGGCAATTTGAGGTCTGATGGCTGAGTTGAGGCGAAACTTCGTTGCCACATTTGCCATGCCCTGACTATCTTATAGGAATATGTCAGCGGATGACTCTGTACCGTGTCGAAAGTTGCGAGTGCTAGATATTCTCCGCGTCAAACGATTTGACCCTCTCCCACCCTGTCGATTTTCCTTGGTGATCACGATCGGCGAAGTTTGCCACGGGGTGGTGCGTCGAATGAACGAGTGCCCTTCCCTGCCCCCGGTATCTCGATCGTCGCAAAGTCATGAAAGTTCTTGAAAACACTGCCAATCCCCGGAAAGAGTGAATGCCTTCATCTGAAACCCAACGTCTCTGGATCCAACCACACGGATATCTGCTTCGGATGTTCGCCTGCATCGTCTCACTCGCGTCCTTGGGATTCGTTTCGCATGCGGTTTGGGCTGCAGATTTCGAGCAGCCTGAGGCGCTCGAGCCTGCGATTGCCGAAGCAAGCAGCGAAGCTGAAGACGGTTTAAGCGGGATCAAGATTCGCGACGGCTGGGAAATTAGTTTGGTGGCTGCCGAACCGGATGTTGCGAATATTGTTGCCTTCGATATCGACAATCGTGGCGTGTTCTACGTTTGCGAATCGTTTCGCCAAAGCCGCGGCGTGACGGACAACCGAGCTCACGACGAACAGTGGCTGCTCGCTGACTTGGCGTCTCAAACGGTCCAGGACCGAATCGACTATCACAAGCGATTGCTCGGCGATGCGGCGATCACCTACGCTCAACATGATGACCGAGTCCGCCGCTTGGTCGACACCGATGGCGATGGGCGAGTCGATCAAAGCACGATCTTGGCCTCCGGATTCAATCGCATCGAAGAAGGCACGGGAGCCAGCGTGCTCGCTCGCGGCAGTGACATCTACTACACGAATATTCCCAAGCTGTGGAAGCTCGTTGACAAAGACGACGATGGAATCGCTGACGAACGAATTGTTTTGTCGGACGGCTATGGCGTTCGCGTGGCTTTCCGAGGACACGACTTGCACGGCTTGGTCATCGGGCCAGATGGTATGCTTTACTTTTCGATTGGCGATCGCGGGTATCACATCACGAC from Rubripirellula amarantea encodes:
- a CDS encoding AI-2E family transporter, with protein sequence MTNRKRKKQHNDPESSRPTSEMDSDKTRETTPAPAVDSAPAVDSTSASALSPTVGILPPLSRILSVVMLILGILVVGGLFLKVMAGFFVPLFLAALLVVIFRPVHQWLYAKTGKRPRLSALATTSLILMMVLLPVIALISVATTQFTSILTHVRFDDLAGTMERARTQLGISLEHPEQFRRLDELADSLDESEDPTTGVATSDGDQTMIAKISEARTLVEYLHREVEGPPSADTDAEIAITQLRDFEQAVRDHVKDEDADLVTRVNTKEQFDRMSVSASAAIRTWMRTKLGGTFRSQVRLLANPRAEDFRDLLRSGKDVLQPRFVSVTSATGSYLGKLIVGLIVLVVAVYFFLIDGPSMVHTLMRLSPMDDAYEARLLLEFDRTSRAVVLASVVSAMAQGVLATIAFWVCGFDSLILLFLVTSMMALVPFLGAASVWVPCAVYMAAVDQRYIAAIGLAVFGVAVISTVDNLIKPFVLQGRTTLHPLFALLSVIGGLSVFGPIGIVVGPMVVVFLQTLLEILSHELAERDAVEQGILDEKAAT